The genomic segment AAAGAAGTCGAGTTAGAAATTCTGGATTATCTTGCCAATGCACTTACAGGAATTGACAAACAAAATGCCTTTGATCTGTTTACTTTTTGGATATACCTTGCATCTGAGCAGCAAAGGGAAATTACACAAAACCATGTCATTGAAAAAATCAATGGCATCGGTAAATTTCTATCTTATCGTCTTGCTCACCATGCGGAATGGTACAATTCTATTCGTCCAATTGAAAATATTATTACATCTGATGAGCATAAGAAAAGACTTGAAAAAGAATTCTATGAAGGCGTATCAGCCAGATACGAACATATTCTTGCCGGATTTGATCTTCAACGATATGATAAACTTAGAACAATTCATGAATTATTTCAAAAAAATAATACGGTTATAATCCATGCCGCATCTGGTCAGGGGAAAAGTACACTCGCCTATCGATTTCTGCACAATTATTACCCGGAAACATGGAGATATACTGTTGAACTGATAGAAAATCGACAACATGCTCTTAGCATAGCAAATGCTCTCAGTGGTTATGCATCAGCTTTGGAAGCCCCTATTATTGTATATCTTGACGTACGGCCCAGGTATAACGACTGGCCGGAACTGGTTTGGCAGATAGGCAGGCATCCTTATATCAAAATATTGGTAACAATTCGGGAAGAAGATTTTCGCAGAGCTAATCTGCCTCTATATGAACTCAGTTTTTCAGAAATTGACCTTACATTTAACAAAGAAGAGGCTATACAAATTTTCGACCGTTTTTCTCAACAAAAAGTATCTGAGAAATATCTGGATTTTGATGAAGCTTGGGATGATTTTAAAGGCAATGGTCCGCTTATGGAATTTGTTTTTTTGCTTACTCAAACCAAGACTCTTCAAAATCGCCTGGTTGAGCAGATTCAAAGAATTCGTAATGAAGTTCGTGAGAAAAAGCTATCACCTGATGAACTTCATTTTTTACGTCTATCAGCAGCGGGAACAGCATATGAAGCCCGCCTAAACACTAGAAAACTGCTAAAGTCTTTAGATTTACCTGAACCCAGCCTGACGCTGGAACTCTTTGAGCGGGAATATCTGATTCGGATGAGCGAAGACAGACAGTATATTGAAGCCCTTCATCCTATTCGTTCTCAAATTATATTGGATTTATTGACAAATGAGGTTGATACCTGGACAGATACATCTCAACAGGTTCTTCCTTTTTTGCTCGAACAGGATTTGGAAATATTTCTTTTATCTGTCTTTGCAGAACATATTGATGAATATCAACCAATATTGGAAACTCTTTATAATTTCACGCCTGAAACATGGACTGGTATAGGAGGAATTCTGAGAAGTCTGCTATGGGCCGGGATAAGGGATTATGTTGAATCCAATCGCCCTCTGATTCAAGCCGCTGTTGCAGATAACAATATCGGGAAAGCATGGTGGCTTATATTTGATTTTGATATAACTGATCAAATGAATTCTTCAATGATTGATGTCATGTGGGAGCGTATCCCTCAAAAGAATAAGAATAAAATCATAAAAATGCAGGAACAGCAATTACCAAAATCCGAGGCTTTCAAATACGCATCACAATGGCTCATCTCATTAAGGGAACCTGAAACAAACTTAATTACTGAAAACGATTGGATAAATTCTGCGGATACATTATTTTGGACAGGCTATCTCAACATTGCTCCCCATATAGAAACATGGCTTACAGATGCAAACCTGGAAGAAGCACTGAATTTACCCTTAAATGTTTTAGCTGACATTTCAATGGCTCTTTACTGGTGTAATAAACAAAGGCATGAAACCTGGATAGCAGAATATCGAATGAAGATGGAAGATCGTCTGATGAGGGAATACCGGATTATTGCTTTGGAAGAAATAAGAGAACATCAAATTTTTAAAATTCACTTTCCGACATTTTTACCCTGGAAGAAGAATGACATCGTTACTTCATATGATTTAGACTCAATGGAAAGGATTCATATTATTCATCGCCTTTTTCCTCAATATAAAAGATATGATTCTCAGGGATACGGTCAAAATAACGGATATATAAAACTTCCTTTTGATTCGAGTGTAAGGAATATTCCCCGTGAAAATCTCAATCCATCATGGGCTGTTCTTGCAAACCATATTGCAATGAGCTTGGCAAAAAGAAATTATCGCCCTGACAATTGGCCGGAATATGTTAATCAAATTATAATGGTACGGCAAAATGTTGTGTATTCCCTTTCTCAACTTAATAAAGGTATTACAAAATTTCTTGAGAAAAAGAAAGCCCTAAACATTTACCAGCATCATATCGAACCCAAATCATGGGATAAATGCATTGAAGTATTGGGGGAATTGCCTGATTTTCCAAAGATTTCATTAGATAAGTGGGGATTTGTAACAGAAGGTTCCAAAGACATACAGCAGCAGAAATTTGTTCCAAATGCCATTATCTTACAGAAATATAAAAAAGTAAAAGAGTTGCAACGCAGCTATCTTGGCGCACTTAAATTTTTTTTTAAAAATGCTATTCACGTTATCAAGACAAATATTCATACAGGCAAAAAGCCTTTAAAAAATTTGAAAAAAAGAGAAAAAAATAAAGAATTACAAAAAAAAGGAATTAAGACTGATTCAGGCCATATCTCTGTCAGAAATTTATGGGAAGCTTTGCTAAATTTGAAATCATATCAGACAGAGTTCAGGAAACTCTTCGCTCATTTCGTAGAATCGGATGTATTAAGTGAATTGGAAAAAAATGAACAGGAATTGCTTTATCCTACATGGCAGTTATGGTATTTCTTCGCATATAAACCAAATAAAATCATTACAAAAGCTGAAAAAAAAGTCCCCATACAAATATCATCAGCAAAGCGCCGTCTGGATGAAAAGATTTGTAAGGCACTTGAAAAAATTAGTTCGGAAACCGTAAATGCCGTAAAACTGAACTGCGATATGTGCTGGAAAGATGCTTCAGCTTTATGGATTCAGTTAGATATTCATAATCCTATTGATCTGTATGAAAAATTTCAAAATTTGGTCTTAAATCTAAAAAAAGCATTCGGTCCGAACAATTTTCAATCTCTGATATCCTATATCATTGAGGAATCATATGAATATGTCATTATAATCCCCACCGTTCGGGCTAAACTTATTCATAACCTTGCTTGGCCCTTACAAACCTCCATAACCCTGTTTTCAGATAATTCCATTGAAAATAATCTGGCTTTGTATATGATGCAGGCAATACCTTCCTCTATACTCAAAGCTTTGAATTTTGAATTCTGGGAACATAAAGATATTGAATGGGCAAATCAGCTTTTGGAGTCTTTTGCCAAGACAATGGCATTATCCGCCCAGGTTTCTGACCTGAATACTCTGCCAGAATTAAATGGAATCACAGTTAATAATGATATATTAGGTGAATATTCAAAAGCTTGCTCAGATAAAATCAGTCAATATATTCAAGATTTTATCAATGCAAATGAAATACTGATTAACAGATTCAATTCTCTATCAGAATCAGAAAAATCTCTACGAAATGATCTTTCAGAGGCACTGTCTTTTTAACTCAGATATATAATCGTGTTGTCCCTTTACAGGGAGAATCAGAGAAAATAATGAGTCAGGAAGAAATAAAACTTTATGCCGAAGATCTTCAGGAAGTAATTCCCCAAATAGAGACTATGCGACTGTTATGGATAAAAGATGTATTGGATCAGTAGAGCATGAGCTCGTACTATCCAAAATAAAAATTATAGCCTTGCCTAAAAGCTGCGGAACAGCATTAAAAATTTGTTTTGTTATCTGGAGCCTGCCTCCAAAATTCAAAAATTTTATTGATATTTTTACTATTTTTAAGATAGTAAAGTATATAATGATTTTATATTCCAATCAGGAGGAAAAAAATTATGCCTTATAGTTTATCAATAAATTTTAATCAGCTTAAATCACTGATAATTCAATGCGGGATTGAGGAAAAAGTTGAGATTATCCGAATGCTGGAACAAGATACTTTACCCATTCGTTTTAAGCGGTTTTTAAATAAAGTCAAAACAAATGATTTGAGTATAGAAGAAATAACTGCTGAGGTGGAAGCTGTCAGAGAAAAGAGATACAGTGGAAAATAATATCAGAGTAGTTATTGATACGAATATCTGGATTTCTTTTTTAATCGGAAAAATGCTTTCCGGTCTGTCAGAAGCTATCATCAATGATAAAATCATAATACTATTCAGTGTAGAGCTATTTGAGGAACTTATTGAAGTCCTGAACCGTCCAAAATTCCAAAAATATTTTTCAAATGATGATATAGCCGAACTGATTTCACTTCTTCATTTAAAAACAGAACAAGTTGAAGTTACAGAAAAATTTAAGGACTGTCGAGACCCTAAAGATAATTTTCTTCTGGATTTGTGTGTTTCAGGCAAAGCAGATTATCTTGTTACTGGGGATGATGATTTGTTAGCTTTAAATCCTTTTCACGGTGTTGAAGTAACAAATTACCGTTCATTTCAGGATATTTTACAAAATATAGTTTTGAAATTTTCATAAGAATTGTGGCAGTGGAAATCTTATGTAGAAAATATTGGTGTGGAAAAGAGGGTGCAGGCAGGGCTAAAAAGCTGTTTGTGGGTAATGTGGAATGTGGCAAAAATGTGGCTATTATGTGGCCGCCAAGCTCAAATATTACAAAATAAAAACAAACGAAACCAAAAACACTTTTAAAATATGATAACAATTCAAGAGTTTAAAAATACAGAAAATTCAAAAATTGCTACCGGCGCACTCAAAATCCACTGAGCCAATCGCATATAGTTTCGATTTATACCCGCAATGCATTTCCCGTTTCAAATTTGTTCAACCGATCACCTCAACCTG from the Desulfonema limicola genome contains:
- the vap15 gene encoding type II toxin-antitoxin system VapB15 family antitoxin, with amino-acid sequence MPYSLSINFNQLKSLIIQCGIEEKVEIIRMLEQDTLPIRFKRFLNKVKTNDLSIEEITAEVEAVREKRYSGK
- a CDS encoding putative toxin-antitoxin system toxin component, PIN family, coding for MENNIRVVIDTNIWISFLIGKMLSGLSEAIINDKIIILFSVELFEELIEVLNRPKFQKYFSNDDIAELISLLHLKTEQVEVTEKFKDCRDPKDNFLLDLCVSGKADYLVTGDDDLLALNPFHGVEVTNYRSFQDILQNIVLKFS